One segment of Haloplanus natans DSM 17983 DNA contains the following:
- a CDS encoding NUDIX hydrolase, translating to MSPNEGGDAESHPNAAQEVIAVDADDQEQGTVNRLDAHTGEGVRHRAFTALVFDGEGRILLGQRAPDKRLWDTHWDGTVASHPRPGQSQKDACRQRLIDELGVTPDQYGDLRITDKFEYKRYYENAGLEWEVCAVLKVTLDDTTLDPAPEEIAGRLWVDYDHLHGHPRAYRQLRLCPWFEIAMRRDFE from the coding sequence ATGAGTCCGAACGAGGGCGGCGACGCCGAGAGCCACCCCAACGCCGCACAGGAGGTCATCGCCGTCGATGCCGACGATCAGGAACAGGGCACCGTCAACCGCCTCGACGCCCACACGGGCGAGGGGGTTCGCCACCGCGCGTTCACTGCCCTGGTCTTCGACGGCGAGGGGCGCATCCTCCTCGGCCAGCGGGCACCGGACAAACGCCTCTGGGACACCCACTGGGACGGCACCGTCGCGTCCCACCCCCGCCCAGGCCAGAGCCAAAAGGACGCCTGCCGCCAGCGCCTGATCGACGAACTCGGCGTCACGCCCGACCAGTACGGTGACCTCCGCATCACGGACAAGTTCGAGTACAAGCGCTACTACGAGAACGCGGGCCTGGAGTGGGAGGTGTGTGCCGTCCTGAAGGTGACCCTCGACGACACGACGCTCGACCCCGCACCCGAGGAGATCGCCGGCCGCCTCTGGGTCGACTACGATCACCTCCACGGACACCCGCGGGCGTACCGACAGCTTCGCCTCTGCCCGTGGTTCGAAATCGCGATGCGTCGTGACTTCGAATGA
- a CDS encoding CPBP family intramembrane glutamic endopeptidase — MVNELAAAAMLHLLGGLVLATLVHQDASLRGHHRPLALAGGTLVLGVVGAVGYYATRERIGDLPDDVTHVRAPLGVRARDLFKGVLLIVGAFLCATAIVGLGANALVAAGVVDRGTLEFRVIASVLQFVGFGVGVGGYLAITRDWDLLQLRVPTLRTVGLIALGVVALVLAQLAIARLLTVLGISVAQNQVVVTGQQDPRYFLYMIPVAILLVGPFEELVFRGGVQGILRRTWGPGVAIVVASVLFGLVHWIALTGAGGSRVPYVTVAATLGLVLGYLYERSRNLVVPAVVHGLYNTVLFGAQYLSATGMG; from the coding sequence ATGGTCAACGAACTCGCCGCGGCGGCGATGCTTCACCTGCTCGGCGGGCTGGTACTCGCGACGCTCGTCCACCAGGACGCGTCGCTCCGGGGCCACCATCGACCGTTGGCCCTCGCCGGCGGCACCCTCGTCCTCGGCGTCGTCGGCGCGGTCGGCTACTACGCCACCAGGGAACGGATCGGCGACCTGCCCGACGACGTGACCCACGTGCGCGCCCCACTCGGCGTGCGCGCCCGCGATCTGTTCAAAGGCGTCCTCCTGATCGTCGGCGCCTTCCTCTGTGCGACCGCGATCGTCGGCCTCGGTGCGAACGCCCTCGTCGCCGCGGGCGTCGTCGACCGTGGAACGCTGGAGTTCCGCGTGATCGCCTCCGTCCTCCAGTTCGTCGGCTTCGGCGTCGGCGTCGGGGGCTATCTCGCCATCACCCGCGACTGGGACCTCCTCCAGCTTCGCGTCCCGACGCTTCGGACCGTCGGCCTCATTGCCCTCGGCGTCGTCGCTCTCGTCCTCGCCCAGCTCGCCATCGCCCGCCTGCTGACCGTCCTCGGCATCTCCGTCGCGCAGAACCAGGTCGTCGTCACCGGCCAGCAGGACCCCCGATATTTCCTCTATATGATCCCCGTCGCCATCCTCCTGGTCGGCCCCTTCGAGGAACTCGTCTTCCGGGGCGGCGTGCAGGGCATCCTCCGACGGACGTGGGGTCCGGGCGTCGCCATCGTCGTCGCGAGCGTCCTGTTCGGTCTCGTCCACTGGATCGCGCTCACCGGGGCCGGCGGGTCGCGGGTGCCCTACGTCACCGTCGCCGCGACGCTCGGTCTCGTCCTCGGCTACCTCTACGAGCGGAGCCGGAACCTCGTCGTTCCGGCCGTCGTCCACGGCCTCTACAACACCGTACTGTTCGGCGCGCAGTACCTGTCTGCGACCGGGATGGGCTAG
- a CDS encoding DUF3592 domain-containing protein, with translation MKISGPSGRLGIALTLVIGLASIGFGAYSYTTQSAALDSATTVEGTITSTSIEESSGRGASYTPRATFDYTYRGETYTSSKVYPGTLSKDFDTERAASAELEGYEPGTTVTVYVPTDSPGAGYLEPESTNKPFILVGVGALFVVGAGRLVLTG, from the coding sequence ATGAAGATCAGCGGGCCCTCCGGGCGACTCGGCATCGCCCTCACGCTGGTGATCGGTCTCGCGTCGATAGGCTTCGGCGCGTACAGCTACACCACCCAGTCGGCGGCGCTTGACTCCGCAACGACGGTCGAGGGGACGATCACGTCCACGTCAATCGAGGAATCGTCGGGCAGGGGCGCCTCGTATACGCCGCGGGCGACGTTCGACTACACCTACCGGGGGGAGACGTACACGTCCTCGAAGGTCTACCCCGGCACGCTCTCGAAGGATTTCGACACCGAGCGTGCGGCCAGCGCCGAACTGGAGGGGTACGAACCGGGCACGACGGTGACGGTGTACGTCCCGACCGACTCGCCCGGGGCGGGGTATCTCGAGCCGGAGAGCACCAACAAGCCGTTCATCCTGGTCGGCGTCGGCGCCCTGTTCGTCGTGGGCGCGGGACGCTTGGTGCTGACGGGTTAG